Proteins found in one Brachyspira murdochii DSM 12563 genomic segment:
- a CDS encoding glycosyltransferase family 2 protein — protein MVKVTVIIPVYNAENYIRKCLDSIINQTLKEIEIICIDDCSTDNSYCVLNEYAQGDNRIVVIKNSTNQGVSKTRNIGINIAKGHYIAFIDSDDYVNMNYLEYLYNSTEIKNYDIIFTNNVFFIDENNKINYCNDTLFGEFNIKKDKYADSFLRDFNMNCSPFVWDKIFRRQFILENNIFFLDNVTISEDLEFIFKCFIYNPSMYYNNNSIYYHINNNIQSLGHKINKQRRIKDYEYILKSLLKNINSDDNKYYKSLVTLFIRILYDFVAEDNSFKLYSNFRSYVVSFDDNISCYVNVYYLKLICNCCYLTNKNISYFVYRLVYSMYYMCRKLFPPVILKFLRKNNIIL, from the coding sequence ATGGTTAAAGTTACTGTTATTATTCCTGTTTATAATGCAGAAAATTATATAAGAAAATGTTTAGATAGTATCATAAACCAGACATTAAAAGAAATAGAAATAATTTGTATAGATGATTGTTCTACAGATAATAGTTATTGTGTATTGAATGAATATGCTCAGGGTGATAATAGAATAGTAGTTATAAAAAATAGTACTAATCAAGGTGTAAGTAAAACTAGAAATATTGGTATCAATATTGCTAAAGGTCATTATATAGCTTTTATAGATTCAGATGATTATGTGAATATGAATTATTTAGAATATTTATATAATTCTACAGAGATAAAAAATTATGATATTATATTCACTAATAATGTATTTTTTATTGATGAAAATAATAAGATAAATTATTGTAATGATACTTTATTTGGAGAATTTAATATTAAAAAAGATAAGTATGCAGATTCTTTTTTACGTGATTTCAATATGAATTGCAGTCCTTTTGTATGGGATAAGATTTTTAGAAGACAGTTTATACTTGAAAATAATATATTTTTTTTGGATAATGTTACTATATCAGAAGATTTAGAATTTATTTTTAAATGTTTTATATACAATCCGTCTATGTATTATAATAACAATTCTATATACTATCATATTAATAATAATATTCAATCTTTGGGGCATAAAATTAATAAACAAAGACGCATTAAAGATTATGAATATATATTAAAATCTTTATTAAAAAATATTAATAGTGACGATAATAAATATTATAAATCATTGGTAACTTTATTTATTCGTATTCTTTATGATTTTGTTGCTGAAGATAATTCCTTTAAATTATATTCTAATTTTAGAAGTTATGTTGTAAGTTTTGATGATAATATATCTTGTTATGTTAATGTCTATTATTTAAAATTAATATGTAATTGCTGTTATCTTACTAATAAGAATATTAGTTATTTTGTTTATCGTCTAGTATATTCTATGTATTACATGTGTAGAAAGTTATTTCCTCCAGTAATATTGAAATTTTTAAGAAAAAATAATATCATTTTGTAG
- a CDS encoding glycosyltransferase family 8 protein, translating to MRMDICLSADDNYAKYMGTTIASILSNSKEDEEIYFHLLDGGITEENKNKLLSLKKIKNCDMKFYVPDFEKYKKWYELGNYNGRFSPAMFYRLDIHILMPDIDKVLYLDCDTIVRSSLKELFEIDINNYYALVADNARNNNYFNSGVILFNSQLCREINIEKSYNDFFYKNNGKVWTDEEILNECLKNRVKFIEPKWNFFANKIQQYYIDYNLNDVKIIHYMSFKPWKSDCRSVIFIDEFWKYYQLTPWFLERPIDAIQTILAQKYGDYEETKLKINDVRCFGVYHNRNTLKIVIFFIKIRIEMSFKNVNKIAWFIPVKKWREAFRRAFDV from the coding sequence ATGCGAATGGATATATGTTTATCGGCAGATGATAATTATGCTAAGTATATGGGCACAACAATTGCCTCTATACTTTCAAATTCCAAAGAAGATGAGGAAATATATTTTCATTTATTAGACGGCGGAATAACAGAAGAAAATAAGAATAAATTATTATCATTAAAAAAAATTAAAAATTGTGATATGAAATTTTATGTACCAGATTTTGAGAAGTATAAAAAATGGTATGAACTTGGAAATTATAATGGCAGATTTTCTCCAGCTATGTTTTATAGACTTGATATACATATATTAATGCCAGATATTGATAAAGTATTATATTTAGATTGTGATACTATTGTAAGAAGCAGTTTGAAAGAATTATTTGAGATAGATATAAATAATTATTATGCTTTAGTGGCTGACAATGCTAGAAATAATAATTATTTTAATTCAGGAGTCATATTATTTAATTCTCAATTATGCAGAGAAATTAATATAGAAAAAAGTTATAATGATTTTTTTTATAAAAATAATGGTAAAGTATGGACAGATGAAGAAATATTAAATGAATGCTTAAAAAATAGGGTTAAGTTTATAGAACCTAAATGGAATTTTTTTGCTAATAAAATACAGCAGTATTATATAGATTATAATTTAAATGATGTTAAGATAATTCATTATATGTCATTTAAACCATGGAAATCTGATTGTAGGAGTGTTATATTTATAGATGAGTTTTGGAAATACTATCAATTAACCCCTTGGTTTTTAGAGCGTCCTATAGATGCTATACAAACTATATTGGCACAAAAGTATGGAGATTATGAGGAAACTAAATTAAAAATCAATGATGTAAGATGTTTTGGTGTTTATCATAATAGAAATACTTTAAAGATAGTAATATTTTTTATCAAAATAAGAATAGAAATGAGTTTTAAGAATGTAAATAAAATAGCTTGGTTTATACCTGTTAAGAAGTGGAGAGAGGCTTTTAGAAGGGCTTTTGATGTTTAA
- a CDS encoding mechanosensitive ion channel family protein, producing the protein MEYLKETIIWNNSLLKYLISVIVFAVSLIAMNIILILFLKVLLKLNTKLQNEFIVNLAKSIKKRLRPLIFIIALSFARVGLVLPKEVSGYWTKIVVVFFIIFVVMFICDIISNFSNNYLSNKKGVVISDGIITILKALIWVIGFLTILSNLGVNVNTFIAGLGIGGVAVAFAAQSIIADLFNYFVIVFDKPFLKGDYIQIDADKGVVEYIGIKSTRIRRNSGEQLLISNTNLLASRIQNYRILEKRRQYMMLGVEYSTPLEKLKVIPDILKTVIETNNTEFVSARFIEFADSSLNFEVIYYVNTADYNEFVRVVEDINYKIIDEFNKLGVGFAFPSRTLYISKE; encoded by the coding sequence ATGGAATATTTAAAAGAAACGATTATTTGGAATAATAGTTTACTGAAGTATTTGATATCTGTAATAGTATTTGCTGTTAGTTTAATAGCAATGAATATTATTTTAATATTATTTCTTAAAGTATTGTTAAAACTAAATACTAAATTACAAAATGAGTTTATAGTAAATTTGGCAAAAAGTATAAAGAAAAGGCTTAGACCTCTTATCTTTATTATTGCTCTTTCTTTTGCAAGAGTAGGACTTGTACTGCCAAAAGAAGTAAGCGGTTATTGGACTAAAATAGTTGTAGTATTTTTTATTATATTTGTTGTAATGTTTATATGCGATATAATAAGCAATTTTAGTAATAATTATCTTTCTAATAAAAAAGGGGTTGTTATATCTGACGGTATTATAACCATATTAAAAGCTTTGATATGGGTTATCGGATTTTTAACAATACTTTCAAATTTAGGCGTTAATGTTAACACTTTTATAGCAGGACTTGGTATAGGCGGTGTGGCAGTTGCTTTTGCGGCACAAAGTATAATAGCGGACTTATTCAATTATTTTGTAATAGTATTTGATAAGCCATTTTTGAAAGGCGATTATATACAGATAGATGCTGATAAAGGGGTGGTTGAATATATTGGAATAAAATCTACACGTATAAGAAGAAACAGCGGTGAGCAGCTTTTAATATCAAATACTAATTTGCTCGCTTCAAGAATACAAAATTATAGAATATTAGAAAAGAGAAGACAGTATATGATGCTTGGAGTTGAATATTCTACTCCTTTAGAAAAATTAAAAGTGATACCTGATATTTTAAAGACAGTTATAGAAACCAATAATACTGAATTTGTAAGTGCTAGATTTATAGAGTTTGCTGATTCTTCTCTTAATTTTGAAGTAATATACTACGTAAATACAGCGGATTATAATGAATTTGTAAGAGTAGTTGAGGATATAAATTATAAAATAATAGACGAGTTTAATAAACTTGGTGTAGGATTTGCATTCCCTTCAAGGACTTTGTATATAAGCAAAGAATAA
- a CDS encoding glycosyltransferase family 8 protein, with amino-acid sequence MRMDICLSADDNYAKYMGTTIASILSNSKEDEEIYFHLLDGGITEENKNKLLSLKNIKNCDIIFYSVNNMNYKYDAPHFFRLNVPSLIPNVDKLLYLDCDTIVLNSLKELFEIDISNYYALACEDVFLNCIISFKNMHGLNVNDIYFNSGMLMINNKLWRDDKLENLFYDDYSKFGNTGHADQDVLNRIIKGRVKIVDSKWNFLSHKKVYSKAPDISLVNIIHYAGEKPWKETSSKAFFIDEFWKYYQLTPWCRENTLDAVKIMISQKVNDYEELKLNVNRVKFLGFYKNKDKVQIVLFFIKITIELNLDTVKKISWWIPIKKLRDKFRSDILD; translated from the coding sequence ATGCGAATGGATATATGTTTATCGGCAGATGATAATTATGCTAAGTATATGGGTACAACTATTGCCTCTATACTTTCAAATTCCAAAGAAGATGAGGAAATATATTTTCATTTATTAGACGGCGGAATAACAGAAGAAAATAAAAATAAATTATTATCATTAAAAAATATAAAGAATTGTGATATCATATTTTATAGTGTTAACAATATGAATTATAAATATGATGCTCCTCATTTTTTTAGACTAAATGTTCCTTCTCTTATACCTAATGTTGATAAGCTGCTATATTTAGATTGTGATACTATAGTTTTAAATAGTTTAAAAGAATTGTTTGAAATAGATATAAGTAATTATTATGCTCTTGCATGTGAGGATGTTTTTTTGAATTGTATTATTTCTTTTAAAAATATGCATGGACTCAATGTAAATGATATATATTTTAATTCCGGCATGCTTATGATTAATAATAAATTATGGAGAGATGATAAATTGGAAAATCTTTTTTATGATGATTATTCAAAATTTGGAAATACTGGTCATGCTGATCAGGATGTTTTAAATAGGATAATAAAGGGACGAGTAAAAATTGTAGATTCTAAATGGAATTTTCTTTCACATAAAAAAGTATATAGTAAAGCTCCGGATATATCATTAGTTAATATTATACATTATGCAGGTGAAAAGCCTTGGAAAGAAACTTCTTCTAAAGCTTTTTTTATAGATGAGTTTTGGAAATATTATCAATTAACTCCTTGGTGTAGAGAAAATACATTAGATGCAGTAAAAATAATGATTAGTCAGAAAGTAAATGATTATGAAGAATTAAAATTGAATGTTAATAGAGTAAAATTTTTAGGTTTTTATAAAAATAAAGATAAAGTTCAGATAGTATTGTTTTTTATAAAAATTACAATAGAACTTAATCTTGATACAGTAAAAAAAATATCTTGGTGGATACCTATAAAAAAATTAAGAGATAAATTTAGAAGTGATATTTTAGATTAA
- a CDS encoding histidinol-phosphatase, translating into MKYISNLHTHTIYCDGKNTVEENIEAAINKGLISIGFSGHSHFDEDDTSMSRENTFKYLENIKKAKDIYKDKIEVYLGIEGDYYSNLNKDTDKEMGLDYRIGSVHYVDDGKGNYFPIDMSKESFNDTINYFGNIREVIYRYYDNVIKMIEKQNPDIIGHLDLVRKYNLNKEYFTEEEDWYLKKIDEVVEVIKKSGSIAEINTKIMNKNNLNAHYPNKNTIKKLLENNIPIMINSDAHNANNIDHCYKEVIEELKKLGFSNIKVLYDNTFNDVSIDNIL; encoded by the coding sequence ATGAAATATATATCTAATTTACACACCCATACTATTTACTGTGACGGAAAAAATACTGTAGAAGAAAATATCGAAGCTGCTATAAATAAAGGACTAATAAGCATAGGTTTTTCTGGGCATTCTCATTTTGATGAAGATGATACTTCTATGAGCAGAGAAAACACATTTAAATATTTAGAAAATATCAAAAAAGCTAAAGATATTTATAAAGATAAGATAGAGGTTTATCTTGGTATTGAAGGGGATTATTATTCTAATTTAAATAAAGATACTGATAAAGAAATGGGGCTTGATTATAGAATAGGCTCTGTACATTATGTTGATGACGGTAAGGGCAATTATTTTCCTATAGATATGTCAAAAGAAAGTTTTAATGATACTATTAATTATTTTGGAAATATTAGAGAAGTTATTTATAGATATTATGATAATGTTATTAAAATGATAGAAAAACAAAATCCAGATATTATAGGGCATTTAGACCTTGTAAGAAAGTATAATTTAAATAAAGAATATTTTACTGAAGAAGAGGATTGGTATTTAAAAAAGATAGATGAAGTAGTTGAAGTTATAAAAAAAAGCGGAAGTATAGCTGAAATAAATACAAAGATTATGAATAAAAATAATTTAAATGCCCATTATCCTAACAAAAATACAATAAAAAAATTATTAGAAAATAACATACCTATTATGATAAATTCAGATGCTCATAATGCTAATAATATAGATCATTGCTATAAAGAAGTTATTGAAGAGTTAAAAAAATTAGGATTTTCTAATATAAAAGTTTTGTATGATAATACTTTTAATGATGTTAGTATAGATAATATTTTATAA
- a CDS encoding hemolysin family protein produces MDIIIIIVLILLNGIFAMSEIAVISARKSSLMKDSKEGDKGAKAALSLADNPDKFLSTIQIGITLIGILTGIYSGDTVAKELANVLIKFNMPSSYASAASQIIVVALVTYLTLIFGELVPKRIGMVMPEKIAKVVASPMTLLSKIGAPFVWILSKSALLVSRVLGIKDDKSPVTEEEIKSMIEEGRQGGEVKEIEQDIIERAFFLGDRKIESIMTHRNDIVFLDINMSNDEIRKIVSKHSFSAYPVVDNNLDNIIGVVRVTDIFDKLNNSKAKIEKFVKKAHYFHNNMEVYLVLEDMKKNNTKIGLVSDEFGNIDGMVTQSDIFGALVGSASEGKESKDIRKRKNGGWFVDGQCHIYDFLEYFEIEDENASSNYNTISGLILELLQHVPSEGEALEWKGFNLEIVDMDGARIDKLIVNKIEEKENKEEIINN; encoded by the coding sequence ATGGATATAATAATAATAATAGTGTTAATACTTTTAAACGGCATATTTGCAATGTCAGAAATAGCTGTAATTTCAGCTAGAAAATCGTCTTTAATGAAAGACAGTAAAGAAGGAGATAAAGGAGCAAAGGCAGCATTGTCTTTAGCTGATAATCCTGATAAGTTTTTATCAACTATACAAATAGGAATAACATTAATAGGTATATTAACAGGTATTTATTCTGGAGATACTGTTGCAAAAGAATTAGCAAATGTATTAATTAAATTTAATATGCCGTCATCATATGCTTCAGCAGCTTCTCAGATAATAGTAGTTGCCTTGGTTACATATCTGACACTTATATTTGGGGAGCTTGTACCAAAGAGAATAGGTATGGTAATGCCTGAAAAGATAGCTAAAGTCGTGGCATCACCTATGACATTACTCTCAAAAATAGGTGCTCCTTTTGTATGGATTTTATCTAAAAGTGCATTATTAGTTTCTAGGGTTCTTGGAATAAAAGATGATAAAAGCCCGGTAACTGAAGAAGAAATAAAATCTATGATAGAAGAGGGCAGACAGGGAGGAGAAGTAAAAGAAATTGAGCAGGATATTATAGAGCGTGCTTTCTTTTTGGGGGACAGAAAAATAGAGTCTATAATGACGCATAGAAATGATATAGTGTTTTTGGACATTAATATGAGTAATGATGAGATAAGAAAAATAGTGTCAAAGCATTCTTTTTCTGCTTATCCTGTGGTTGATAATAATCTGGACAATATTATAGGGGTTGTTAGAGTAACTGATATATTTGATAAATTAAATAATTCAAAAGCCAAAATAGAGAAATTTGTTAAAAAGGCACATTATTTTCATAACAATATGGAAGTATATTTAGTTCTTGAAGATATGAAGAAAAATAATACTAAAATAGGGCTTGTATCTGATGAGTTTGGAAATATAGACGGAATGGTTACTCAAAGTGATATATTTGGGGCATTAGTAGGCTCTGCCTCTGAAGGTAAAGAAAGCAAAGATATAAGAAAGAGAAAAAACGGAGGCTGGTTTGTGGACGGGCAGTGTCATATTTATGATTTTTTAGAGTATTTTGAAATAGAAGATGAAAATGCTTCAAGTAATTATAATACTATAAGCGGACTTATATTAGAATTATTACAGCATGTACCTTCAGAAGGTGAGGCTTTAGAATGGAAAGGATTTAATTTAGAGATAGTTGATATGGACGGAGCGAGAATAGATAAACTTATAGTAAATAAAATTGAAGAAAAGGAAAATAAAGAAGAGATAATAAATAATTAA
- a CDS encoding aldo/keto reductase has protein sequence MNYTLKSSNIMPKFGIGTWCMGEIEKEAQKEAEAILFALENGVRLIDTAEMYGEGKAESIIGNALKMSNIKREEIFIVSKVYPHNAGRDKLFKSLKCSLKRMGLNYLDMYLLHWRGRVPLSETVECMEEAKRDGLIKDWGVSNFDIDDMKELDTIKDGDKCTVNQVLYHLGSRGADYSLAPYMEERNIALMAYCPLAQAGGLGKDILKNNTLLSIAKKHNAAPSQIALAFIMSFNNKIAIPKSSNKKHIIENIESQKIKLDDEDMALINKEFPKPSKKMPLDIV, from the coding sequence ATGAATTATACTTTAAAATCTTCAAATATAATGCCTAAATTTGGTATAGGCACTTGGTGTATGGGAGAGATTGAAAAAGAGGCACAAAAAGAGGCTGAGGCTATATTATTTGCTTTAGAAAATGGAGTAAGGCTTATCGATACAGCTGAAATGTATGGAGAAGGAAAAGCTGAATCCATAATAGGAAATGCTTTAAAAATGTCAAATATTAAAAGAGAAGAGATTTTTATAGTTTCAAAAGTATATCCTCATAATGCTGGAAGAGATAAATTATTTAAAAGTTTGAAATGCTCATTAAAACGTATGGGATTAAACTATCTTGATATGTATCTGCTTCATTGGAGGGGAAGAGTACCATTAAGTGAGACTGTAGAATGTATGGAAGAAGCAAAAAGAGATGGGCTTATAAAGGATTGGGGCGTTTCTAATTTTGATATTGATGATATGAAAGAACTTGACACTATAAAAGACGGCGATAAATGCACAGTCAATCAGGTATTATATCATTTGGGTTCTAGGGGGGCAGATTATTCTTTAGCTCCTTATATGGAAGAGAGAAATATTGCTTTGATGGCTTACTGTCCTTTGGCACAGGCTGGAGGTTTGGGTAAAGATATATTAAAAAATAATACTCTATTAAGCATAGCAAAAAAACATAATGCCGCACCTTCTCAAATAGCTTTAGCTTTTATTATGAGTTTTAATAATAAAATAGCTATTCCTAAAAGCTCTAATAAAAAACATATAATAGAAAATATAGAGTCTCAAAAAATTAAGCTTGATGATGAAGATATGGCACTTATAAATAAAGAGTTTCCAAAACCAAGTAAAAAAATGCCTTTGGATATAGTATAA
- a CDS encoding glycosyltransferase family 8 protein — protein sequence MIDINVCFASNDAYAPYMSTAIASLLSNAKDDENINIYIISENINNSNKEKILSLKKIRECSIDFIEPKEEIFKYISKYNMKSNSTWFRLSIPSLIPNADKIVYLDGDMIINSSLRELFSDDMSDYYAYVVEDVMDKIDEVKAPIGFSKTDKYFNAGFLMINNKLWIEDNLEEKFYNAVDTMPILGYKDQDILNYCLKNRVKFIDKKWDFLDNKSCYKEISADINKINIIHCVGKPWKKECNVAFFADEFWKYYQLTPWFLERPIDAIQTILAQKYGDYEETKLKINDVRCFGVYHNRNTLEIVIFFIKIRIEMSFKNVNKIAWFIPVKKWREAFRRAFDV from the coding sequence ATGATAGATATAAATGTATGTTTTGCTTCAAATGATGCTTATGCTCCGTATATGTCAACTGCAATAGCCTCTTTACTTTCAAATGCAAAAGATGATGAAAATATTAATATATATATAATATCTGAAAATATTAATAATTCTAACAAAGAAAAGATATTATCATTAAAGAAAATAAGAGAATGCAGTATAGACTTTATTGAACCTAAAGAAGAAATTTTTAAATATATTTCAAAATATAATATGAAATCTAATTCCACTTGGTTTAGATTATCTATTCCTTCATTGATACCAAATGCTGATAAGATAGTATATTTAGATGGCGATATGATAATTAATTCAAGCTTAAGAGAGTTATTTTCAGATGATATGTCAGATTATTATGCCTATGTAGTAGAAGATGTTATGGATAAAATAGATGAGGTAAAAGCTCCTATAGGTTTTAGTAAAACAGACAAATATTTTAATGCCGGCTTCTTAATGATAAACAATAAACTTTGGATAGAAGATAATTTAGAAGAAAAGTTTTATAATGCAGTAGATACTATGCCCATACTTGGATATAAGGATCAGGATATACTTAATTATTGTTTAAAAAATAGAGTGAAGTTTATAGATAAGAAATGGGATTTTTTGGATAATAAATCATGCTATAAAGAAATTAGTGCGGATATAAATAAAATTAATATTATACATTGTGTTGGGAAACCTTGGAAAAAAGAATGTAATGTAGCTTTTTTTGCAGATGAATTTTGGAAATATTATCAATTAACTCCTTGGTTTTTAGAGCGTCCTATAGATGCTATACAAACTATATTGGCACAGAAGTACGGAGATTATGAAGAAACTAAATTAAAAATTAATGATGTAAGATGTTTTGGCGTTTATCATAATAGAAATACTTTAGAGATAGTAATATTTTTTATCAAAATAAGAATAGAAATGAGTTTTAAGAATGTAAATAAAATAGCTTGGTTTATACCTGTTAAGAAGTGGAGAGAGGCTTTTAGAAGGGCTTTTGATGTTTGA